The following nucleotide sequence is from Chloroflexia bacterium SDU3-3.
TGTGGGCAAGGATACAGCGCTGGCGCAGATCGTGCGGCTGGTGCAGGAGGCCCAGGGGTCGAAGGCCCCGGTGCAGCAGCTGGTGGACAAGGTGTCGGCGGTGTTCGTGCCCGTGGTGATCGGCATCGCCGCGCTGACCTTTGTGGCCTGGATGCTCGCCACCGGCGATTTCACCCAGGCCCTGATCTTCGCGGTGGCGGTGCTGGTGATCGCCTGCCCCTGCGCGCTGGGGCTGGCCACCCCGACCGCGATCATGGTCGGCACAGGCACGGGCGCGGCGCACGGCATCCTGATCAAGAACGCCGAGGCGCTGGAGCGCGCCAGCAAGCTGACGACGGTCATCTTCGACAAGACCGGCACGATCACCGAGGGGCGGCCATCCGTCACCGACATGGTTGGGGCCGACGAGGCGCGGCTGCTGCGCCTGGCCGCCAGCGCCGAGCGGGCATCCGAGCACCCGCTGGGCGAGGCGGTGGTGCGCGCCGCCCAGGAGCGCGGCGTGGCGCTGGCCCAGCCCCAGCAGTTCGAGGCGCTGGCCGGGCACGGCATCCAAGCCATGGTCGATGGCGCGGCGGTGCTGGTTGGCTCGCCCCGCCTGATGGCTGAGCGCGGGATCGAGATCGGCGCGCTGCGGGGGGAGATCGAGCGCATGCAGCGCGAGGCCAAGACCGCCGTGGTGGTGTCCGCCGACGGTGCGGCGCTAGGCGCGCTGGGCATCGCCGACACGCTCAAGCCCACATCCGCCGCCGCCATCGACGAGCTGAAGCGGCGCGGCGCGGCGGTGCTGATGCTCACCGGCGACAACCGCGCCACCGCCGAGGCCATCGCGCGGCAGGTGGGGCTGGACGCCGCCGAGGTGCGCGCCGAGGTGCTGCCGGAGATGAAGGCCGCCGAGGTGAAGCGCGCGCAGGAGCAGGGCGCGACCGTGGCCATGGTGGGCGATGGCATCAACGACGCGCCTGCGCTGGCCCAGGCCGATGTGGGCGTGGCCATGGGCGCTGGCACCGACGTGGCCATGGAGACCGCCGACCTCACGCTGCTGCGCGGCGACCTGCGCGCGGTGGCCCAGGCGATCACACTCAGCCAGCGCACCATGGCCACCATCCGCTGGAACCTGTTCTGGGCGTTTATCTACAACGTGATCGGCATCCCGCTGGCGGCTGGCCTGCTCTACGCGCCGCTCGGCATCCAGCTCAGCCCCATGATCGCCGCCGGGGCCATGGCCTGCTCATCGGTGTTCGTGGTGAGCAACTCGCTGCGGCTGCGCGGCGTGCGGCTCTAGTTCTGGCCGCACAACACTTTACACGAATAATGCGCCCTATGCCATTTCTCAGGCATAGGGCGCATTGTTAGAGGATCAACATCCAGCTGAACACACGCAGGCTGTCAAGGCTATAGCTCCAGCGCCTCGACCTGGGCGAGCTGGAGGATGGTGCGCACATCGCGCAGCGGCGACATGCCGAACAGCCGCGCGTACTCGCGGCTGAACTGCGAGAGGCTGCGGTAGCCCACCTGCAGCGCGGCGGCGGTCACATCGGCAGCGCCGCTGAGCATCAGCCGCCGCGCCTCCTGCAGGCGCAGCTGCTTCTGGTACTGCAGCGGCCCCATGGCCGTAAGCGCCTTGAACTTGTGGTGCAGCCCCGACACGCTCATGTTCGAGGCCCGCGCCAGCTCCTCGATGGTGAACGCGCAGTCGTAGTGTCGCTCGATCCAGACAATCGCCTGGGCGATACCGTCGCCCTGCTGCTCGAAGAAGACCTGCTGGAGAAACAGGTGGCCGTAGTCGCCCGAGAGCAGGTGGTAGATAAGCTCCTGCTTGATCAGCGACGCGCGGAACACCGCGCCGCGAGGGCTGGCATCGGCCCGCAGCAGGCGGCAGCACAGGTCAAGCAGCTCGTCATCCGCCCTGCCCACGAACGACCCGATGCTGGGCTGGCCCTCGGGGGGCCGCACCTGCAGGCCCGACTCCGAGAGCACCGCCGCGACCTCGGCGGGGGCTAGGTCGATGCGCAGGCCGATGTAGGGCGTGTGAGCCGACGCGCCGACCACCTGGGCCAGTCCTGGCATGCGGATCACCGAGACCAAGAAGCTGCCCGCCGGACAGTCCACGATCTGCTCGCCGAACTGGATGCGCTTACCGCCTTGCAGGATAAGACAAAAAGACGGCGACAGCACCGATGGGATGGGCGGCGTGGCGCGGGTGTTGCGCACCACGGTAAGAAATGGGATGTTCGTCTTGGCCTTGCCGTCGGCCTTGGTCACGCGCTCGGTCAGCGCGATAGTGGCCGCCAGCCGCTCGCTCAGATCTTCCACAGTGCCACGCCTCTCTTTTTGCCCACGCTCGACCCTGCCCTAGCCCTCCACTCCATTATCGCATAGAACGCCCCGCGCAGCTCTTGCAGCTTTAGGCAAATGAGCGGCAGAAACGGACTAGCCCGCAGCCCCGCCGCCACGTACCATTTCCCTATCGATCATTCATTGACACAAAGCGAGGGTTGACCATGGCCGCACACACACGCAAGCTGGGCACGCAGGGGCTGGAGGTCTCGGGCATCGGGCTGGGCTGCATGCCCATGAGCCAGTCGTACGGGCCAGCTGACGAGCGCGAGTCGATCGCGGCGCTGCACCGCGCCATCGAGCTGGGCTGCAACTTCTTTGATACCGCCCAGGGATACGGGCCGCTCACCAACGAGGAGCTGCTGGGCCGCGCGTTCAAAGGGCGGCGCGCGCAGGCGATCATCGGCACCAAATTTGGCTTCCGCTTCAAGGACGGCAAGCAGGTGGGCACCGAGCGGGCCAGCCGCCCCGAGCACATCCGCGAGGCGGTGGAAGGCTCGCTGCAGCGCCTGCAGACCGACTATATCGACCTGCTCTACCAGCACCGCGTCGACCCCGCCGTGCCGATGGAGGAGGTGGCGGGCACCGTGGGCGAGCTGGTGAAGGAGGGCAAGGTGCGCTTCTTCGGCCTCTCCGAGGCGGGCGTGGCCAACATCCGCCGCGCCCACGCGGTGCACCCCGTCTCGGCGCTGCAGAGCGAGTACTCGCTGTGGGAGCGCAACCTAGAGCCGGAGATCATCCCCGTGCTACGCGAGCTGGGCATCGGCCTCGTGCCATTCGCGCCGCTGGGGCGCGGCTTCCTGACCGGCGCGGTGACGCGCGCCGAGGACTACCCCGAGGGCGACACCCGCCGGATCGACCCGCGCTACCAGGGCGCAAACTTCGACGCCAACATGCGCGCGGCCCAGATCGTCCACCAGATTGCCGCCGAGGTTGGGTGCGCGGCGGGCCAGGTGGCGCTGGCCTGGCTGCTGCACAAGGGCGACGACATCGTGCCCATCCCCGGCACCAAGCGCCGCACGCACCTGGAGGAGAACATGGGCGGCCTGTTGGTGGCGCTCGATGCAGACCAGATGGCGCGGCTCGACCAGGCCATGCCCACGGGCACCATCCTGGGCAACCGCTACCCCGACTGGATCATGGCCACTATCGACCGCTAGAAAGAGGAGGCGGAGATGCGCGAGACGGTGCTGGTGACCGGCGGGAGCGGCTATGTGGCCGAGTGGTGCGTGGTCGAGCTGCTGCGGCAGGGCTACACGGTGCGCACCACCGTGCGAAGCCTAGCCAAGGAACCGCAAGTGCGCGCCCAGATCGGCGCGGCTATCGACCCCGGCGAGCAGCTGCGGTTCTTCGCCGCCGACCTGCTGGATGATGCGGGCTGGGATGCGGCGGTGGCGGGGTGCGACTATGTGCTGCACGTCGCCTCGCCGCTGGATGCGGCGGGCGGCCCCGATGCGCTGATCGCCCCGGCCCGCGATGGCGCGCTGCGCGTGCTGCGCGCCTCGGCCAGGGCGGGCGTGCGGCGCGTGGTGATGACCTCGGCGTGCGCGGCGGCCAGCCCGACGCTCTACACCGACGACAGCATCAGCGACGAGAGCGTATGGACCGACCCCAACGACACCCGGATCAGCGCCTATCGAAAGTCGAAGACGCTGGCCGAGCTAGCCGCCTGGAAGTATATCGAGGAAGAGGCGCGGGGACAGACCGAGCTAAGTACCATCCTGCCCGGCGCGGTCTTCGGGCCGGTGCTCTCGGCGGCGCATATCGGCACCGCCCAGGTCATCCAGCGCATCATGCGCGGCAGCGCGCTGGGCGTGCCGCGCATCGGCTTCGAGGTGGTGGATGTGCGCGACCTCGCCGACATCCACATCCGGGCCATGACCCACCCGCACGCGGCGGGCCAGCGCTTCATCGCTGTGAGCGAGTTCATGTGGATGAGCGAGATCGCGGGCGAGCTGCGCGCCCGGCTTGGAGACGCGGCGCGCGGCATCTCGACCCACACGCTGCCCGACATCCTGATCCAGCTGGTGGCACGCTTTGACCGCGACCTGCTGTCGATCACACCCGCGCTGGGCAGGAAGAACCGCCACACGGCAGCCAAGGCACGGCAGCTGCTGGGCTGGCAGCCCCGGTCAGCCCGCGAGACGGTGATAGACTGCGCCCAGAGCCTGATCGGGTGGGGGCAGGGCTAGGCAGGCACGCCAACAGCAAGACAAACTGGCGTAAGCGCGGTAGAGTACGGCCAGCGCAGGCAATGCGCTGCAGAAGCTTCGCATTTCGCTAGGCGATGAAGTGCACCTTTGGAGAAAAGCTACGTTATCCTGCTCAACGGGCCGTCGAGCGCGGGCAAGTCCACGCTGGCCCGCGCCATCCGGGCCACGCTCGACCGGCCCTTCTGGCATATCGCATCCGATCAGTTTGTCGAGGCGGGCATGCTGCCGCCGCGCCGCCCGCACCCGCCGGAGTTCACATGGAAGGAGCAGAGGCCGCGCTTCTTTGCGGCGTTCCACCGCTGCCTGCCCGCCATCCTCAGCGCCGGGAACAGCCTGATTGTCGACCACGTGATCGAGTTCCAGGAGTGGATGGACGAGCTGGTCGACCTGCTCGCGCCCTACGACGTGTTCTTTGTGGGCGTGCGCTGCCCGCTGGAGGAGCTGGAGCGCCGCGAGCGCGAGCGCGGCGACCGCGCCATCGGCGAGGCGCGCGACCACCTGGCGGTGGTCCACTCCTTCGGCAGCTACGACTTCGAGGTGGACAGCGCGGCGCACAGCGCAGAGGAGAACGCCGCGCAGATCATCGCGGCCTGGCGGCGGCGGGCTAGGCCCTCGGCCTTCGAGCGGATGCGCCGCGCCCAAGGGTGATGCGCCCTAGCCCCGCGCCAAGTACTGATCGGGCTGAGCCAGAAACAGGTCGCGGCAGGCCGGCGAGCAGAACCGGAAGATCCGGCCATCGTGTGTCGCGCCTAGGTCGCCAGGGCCGACGGCCATGCCGCACACGGGGTCGCGGCCATCCTCGCCAGGATAGGGGATGAACACCGCCAGCGCGGTGCCCTGGCCCGGCTGGCTGCGCACATCCAGCGTGCCGCCGGTCAGCTCGGCGCGCTCGCGCATGCCACGCAGGCCCCAGTGGCCCTCGGCGGCGCTGTCGGGCGCGGGCGGGGTGAAGCCCTGGCCGTCATCCACGATGGTGAGGTGCAGCCCATCGGTCGCGTAGCGCAGGCGGATCTCGACACGGCTAGCCCGCGCGTGGCGGGCGATGTTGGCCCAGGCCTCCTGTACGATGCGGAACACGGCCAGCTCGCTCTGCGGGGCCAGCCGCCGCGCCGCGCCCTGCTGGGCCACGCTGGCCTCCACGCCCTGGGCCGGGTGCCGCTGGATGAGCAGCTGCGCCGCAGGCAGCAGGCCCAACTCCTCCAGCGCGGGCGGGCGCAGGTCGCCGATGATCCCGCGCAGGTCGTCCACCAACGCGGTGACGCTGGCGCGGGTCTCGCGCAGCTGCTCGGCGGCATGGTCGGGCGAGCGCTCCATCAGCCGTCCGGCGCGCTCCACGCTGTGGCCCAGCGCGATCAGGCGCTGCACGATGTCGTCGTGCAGCTCGCGGGCCAGGCGGCTGCGCTCGGCCTCCTGGGCAGTGCTGAGCGCGGCGATGTAGGCGTACTGGCGGCGCAGGCCCTGCTCGGTGTGCGTGCCCAGCACGTCGATGGCGCGGCGCAGGTCTTCGAGGGCAGGCTGGCCATCCAGCGGCTGGCCCTGCGCCGCAAAGTCGCCGCGCGTCATGGCCTCGGCCCGCCGCACCAGCTCGCGCAGGGCCTGCGAGCGCACAAGGATGGGCTGCTCATCTTGATGTTCCATTGGGGTTCTCCGAGGGGTGGTGTTGGGTGGGGCTTTTGGCGCTATAGCGCTGCCCCTGGCATGGTGTCGCTTCGCTCTGAAAAAGGCGGCGGTGGCCGCGCTGCTGGCCTATGTGATGATGGCGGTGGTGCTTGGGCGGTGGATGGTATCACTTTTCGGGGATAGTTCCGCGTCGGGCCGAACGTGCGAGTAGTTCCGCTTGGTTGCTGGGTGGATGCCCTGCGCGGGCAGCGCCTAGGGGACTGCCCCTAGGAACCCCGCGAGGGGGTGTAACCCCCTTCGATCCCTCAATTTTGAGCGTTCCTATGCCATCTGCTGGTAGCTGGTGTTTGTGCATATGGCCAGTGTGCACGAGCGGCACCTTCGCCGCATGGGCGGGGTAGGTAGGGTATAGCGCAAGGATGCTTCCACCCGCCCCAGCCGTAGGCAAGGCTTGAAGCCTTGTGCCCCCGCCGCAGCGGGGCGGGCTGGCAGGGCCTGCGGGCTAGTGCCGTGCGGCCTCGCCCATCCGGCGAAGGTGTGCGATGGGGCGGCTGGCCATAATCCCATCCGTAGCGACGAGGCGGCTGCGCACGAGGCAGCGCGATTTTTCCTGCATGCTTCGTCGTGCGCTCACCTGCCTCACTCGTGCGCTCACTCGCCCAGGCGAATGTCGCCGCGCTGGATGGCCGCCGTCACCGCCTCGGTGCGCGAGGCCACGCCCAGCTTGGCGTAGATATTGGCCAGGTGGTTCTGCACCGTGCGGTCGCTGATCGCCAGCTCGGCGGCGATCTGCTTGTTGGTGAGGCCGCGCGCCGCCAGCCGCAGCACCCCCAGCTCGCGCTCGGTCAGGTCGGCGGCGCTGCGCTGGGGGTGCTGGGCCACGATCTGGGCCACGGCGGGGTCGATCATGCGCTGGCCCGCCGCCACGGCCCGCACCGCCCGCACGATATCGCGGCTCTCCGCTGTCTTCAGCACATAGCCGCTGGCCCCCGCATCCAGCAGGCCCGACACGTAGGGCGGGTCGGCGTAGGCGGTGAGCGCCAGCACGCGCACGGCGGGCGCGGCGGCGCAGATCTGGCGGGTGGCCTCCACGCCCGACAGCTCGGGCATGGCGATATCCATCACCACCACATCGGGGCGCAGCGCCAGGGCCAGGTCCACCGCCTCGTGGCCGTCGCGAGCCTCGCCCACCACGGCGATATCCGGCTCGTCGGTCAGCAGCTCGCGGATGCCCTTGCGCACCACCCCGTGGTCATCGGCTATCACCACCCGGATCGCCATAGCTGCCCCCTAGCTGTTCAGCGCCGCAAGCTGCATCAGCAGAGGCAGGCTACCCTCGAACTTCAGCTTGCCGGTCAGGAAGGCCATCTGGCCATTGAGCCTGCCGCTCATCATGGCCAGATAGTCGTCGGCGGCCATGCGCAGCGTCACCTCGGGATCATCGGCGCCGCCAAATACCAGGCTGCCCTGCATCGGCTCGCCGTCCGGCTGGGCCAGCTCCAGCGTCACCTTGCCGCGAAAGCCCTTGAGCAGGTCGATCTTGCGCTTCTGGTAGTAGTAGAAGGGGTGGGCCATACCGACATCCAGGCCAGCTCGCCACTCATCCACATTGGCGAAGATCTGCATGTCGCTGTCGAGGATACCGCCGGGCACCACGCTGAGCGCCCCCTGGGCCACCCGCAGGCCGTAGGTGCCGCCCTCGGCCCCGGCCACGTGGTAGGTGGTGGTGAAATCGGGCTGCGCGGCGATCTCCGGCCCCGCCTCGCGCAGCATGCGCTCGAACACCTGCTGGACCTCATTCTCATAGTACTGCGAGACAACGGACATGTGGCTCTTCCTTCTGCTACAAAAAGGGAAAACGCGCATCACGGCGCGTCAAGCGTCTCCACCACCAGCGTCTGCTGGATCGGCTCGTCGGGCGGCAGCGTGACGATCATCGCCAGCCCGCGCCCAGCGGGCAGCGGCACACTCAGGTCGAAGGGGGCCGACTGCTGCGGCTGGATGCTGGTGGCCCCGCCGCCACCGATGGTGTAGGTCACGCCCGCGCTGTCGCGAAAGGTGAAGGCGGTGGTCGGCACATCCAGCGGCTGCGCGGCGGTGTTGGTGATCGTGCCGCGCACCTTCACATTGCCGCCATCGCGGGCCAGAGCGCTCACCTCCACGCGGGCGCGCGCGCCGCTGGCCACCGGCGTGAGCGCGGGCACCGCCGCGCCGCTGGCGAAGCGGTCGCCCAGGCTCTTGAGCGCGGCCTGGGCGTCGGGCGGCAGCTGCGGCAGGCTCACCTGGGGCAGGCTGCCCGCTGCGGGCGGCGCGCTTGGGTCGGTCGGCTGCGGGCGGAAGGTGTCTACCAGGGCCTGGTTGTTGACCGCACCGCCCACATACTGCCCGATCAGCACCAGCGCGATAGCCACCAGCACGCCGATCAGCCAGAACGGCGGCGAGAAGCGCGGATTCTCCATACCCCCTCCTACGCGGCACCGCTCTGGCCAGCCGCCGGGCGCGGGGCCGCGCGGCCCACCAGCGCCAGCCCGATGGCCGAAAGCGCGCCGACCACAAAAAAGGTGAGCCAGGGCAGCGCGGGCAGCGCGATCTGGCCGCCCAGGGTGTAGAGCCAGCCGCCGGCCAGGTTGCCCAGCCCGCCGCCGAACGCCAGCGCCAGCGAGCCAAACCCAAAGTACGATCCCAGCGCCGCCGGGTTGGCCAGCCGCGCCATCACCGTCTGCTGCGAAGGCGCGACCAGCAGGCCGCCCAGCGAGAAGATCGCCACGCAGCCCAGCACAGCGGCGGTGGTGGTGGCCAGCGAGATCAGGCCCAGGCCCACCGCCATCAGGGCCACGCCCACCACCAGCAGCTGCTCGTGGCGCAGCCAGCGCTCGGCCAGCCGCACCAGCGGGTACTGCAGCACGATCGACATCCCCGAGTTCAGCGCGTAGACCCAGCTCACCGCCGACTCGTTGCCGCTTATGGTGGTGGCCACCAGCGGCAGCGAGATCGACATCTGCACCCACATAAACCAGTAGCCCATAAGCATGGCGGTAAACAGCACGAAGGGCCTGTCGCCCACGGCCATGCGCAGACCCTGGGTGGCCATGCCGCCCTCTTGGGCGGCCACCCGCACCGGCGGCAGGAGGAAAATACTGATCAGCAGGCACACCACGAAGCAGGCCGTGGCCCCGTAGGCCACCAGCGCGAAGTCATAGGGCAGCAGCCACGCGCCCACCGCCGGACCGATCGTCATGCCCAGCCCGCTCACCACGCCCATGATCGCGTAGTAGCGGCTGCGGGTCTCTGGCTCGGTCAGCGCCGCGATCGCCGCCGACTTCGGCGAGTCGAACAGCGCGCCGCCCAGCGCGGCCAGCACCCCCGACAGCATCAGCAAGGGAAAGGTGGTAGCATGCGCCATCATCGCAAAGCCCACCACGCGGATGGCAATACCAATACAGATCAGGATCTTGGCCCCGAAGCGGTCGGCCAGCATGCCGCCAAACACCGTCAGGCCCTGCTGAGTCAGCTGACGCACCGCCAGCACCAGGCCGATCAGCGCTGCGTTCCAGCCCAGACCCTGCACATAGTGCACCGAGATCATGGGGATGACCATAAAGAAGCCACCCCACATAAAGAAGGTGTCGATCAGCACCGAGATCAGGCCGCGACGCCGTGCCGCGGGAGAAAGCGTGGCCATGTTGCGCTATACCTACCACTAGATTGTGCCGATTCAGCACAGGTGGCCAGTATACCATGGTGGGGGATGCGCCCGGAGGCGCGGGAGGGGAATGAGACGCGAGCGGCGGACAGGCCTAGGGGCCACGCCCGCCACCCTATAGCGGTAAAGGGCATCTTCCGTGGATGCCATGGGGTCTGTAGCAGGCAAACCTCCCCTGGTTGGTCGCTCTTGCCCAGCCGTAAGGCGAGCAGTGGATCAACCGCAACCGTACGCCGATAAAAAGAATGAGAGAAAGCCACGCATCTTCGACGGCGTAGGGCCACTGCGGGTAGGCAACGAAGGATGAAAGACAGCACTATTCCCTATTCACATGCGGTTTCTACCACATAGGGTTGCTCCTTTACACTTTCTCAACCTTTGTGTACTCAGACAGTGTTGCCAAAGATCAAAAAAATACACGCGCCTTTTAATGTATACTGTTGGCACGTTTGTGGTTGGGAGAGAAAACAATGGAGCCATCCGACGAGGCGTTGCTACAATCCTGCCGCCTCGGCGATGCCGATGCATGGGAACAGCTTGTTCAGCGCTACCAGCGCTTAGTCTATACCATCCCACGCCGCGCTGGCCTCGGCGAAGATCTAGCAGCCGAGGTGTTCCAGCGTGTTTTTGCCCTCCTAGTGCAAAAGATCGGCACGATCGAGCAGCCCGAGCGGATCAGCGCGTGGCTCACCACCGTAGCCAAACGCGAGACATGGCGGGTCATCCAGCAAGAGCAGCGCGCCCTTACATCCCACATCGCTCTCGGGGATGATGAAGAAAATGGCGAGATCATCATCGCCGACACGGCCCTACCCGATGATCAGGTCACGCAGATCGAAGAGCAGCACCAGATCCGGCTCGCGATCCAGACCCTGGGGGAGCGCTGCACCAAGCTGCTGACCATGCTCTACTATCAGGATGAGACCCCGGCCTACACCGAAATTGCAGCCACGCTGGGCATCAGCACGGGCAGCATTGGGCCAACGCGCGCCCGCTGCCTTGAGAAACTGCGCCGCAAGCTTGAGGAAATGGGGTTTGAGTAGCCCGCAGGCCACAGAGTACACCGCGCCGCATGTCAAGCACGCCGCCCGCATGTATTTTTTCAGCCTGGCGCCACACTGTCCTTAGTAGAATTCATGGCTATTGGAGTAGATAACATGAGTGGCGCATCCGCACGGTGTACCTTTGAGCAACTTGTGGCCCTTGCCGAAGGGCAATATCCGCCCGAGGAGCGTGCCGTGCTGCGTGCGCGCGCGCTGGCTTTCCCAAAAGATGCGGTGACGCTTGCATGGCTCGAGCGCGTCATCACGCACATACGCGACGACCAGAGCCTCAGCGCACCGCCCGAGGTGGTAGCGCGCGCCGCACGGCTGCTGCGCCCGCTGGCCCCGCCGCGTGCCCCCAGCCTGCGCGAGCGCGTCAGCGCCGCGCTGCGCTTCGACAGCAGGCTTCAGCCCGCCTTCGGGGTGCGCTCGGGGTTTGCCAGCACCCGCCAGCTGCTGTTCAACGCTGGCATGCACGACATCGACCTGCGCATCGCCCCGAGCGGCGGCAGCTGGACCATCTCCGGCCAGGTGCTTGGCCCCGAGGGGCCGGGCAGCGTGGCGCTGGAGCTGGCGGGCACCCGCTGGGAGGCCAAGCTCAACGATCTGGCCGAGTTTGAGCTGCCGCCGATCGCCGCAGGCACCTACACGCTCAGCCTTGAGCTTGAAGATGCCGAGATTGTCATCGACCGCCTGCACATCGAAGGCTAACCATGGAACGGCGTGCCCTAGCCGAACACCTCGTCAGCGCAGACACGGCGACACGCTACCTCATCTTGGCAGAATGTGTCGCCGATATTGATGTCCAGCTCGCCTGGGAGATCAAGACGATCTACGACGATGCGAAGGTATCGGACGCGCGCCGAGCGATTGCATGCGTGGATACGCTGCGCGCTGCGGCCAATCTCACAAACTCACCAACCATTGCAGCATATGTTCGATGGGTTGAAGGGATGGTTGCGCTCCACCTTGAAGGCCAGGCCGAGCAGAGCCTTCAGCTTCTCGATCAAACAATCGAAGACTTCAAGCAGCAACAGCTTCCACTGCTGGCAAGCTACACGCAGTTCAGCCGGATGCATGCCCTTGCCATCCTTGGAAGATATGATGAGGCGATCGCCTGCGGATTAGAAACCCGCACGATACTCTTGGAGCAGAACGACCTGATCTCGGTCGGCAAGATCGAACAGAACCTTGGCAATACCTACGGAAGACGCGGGCAATATGTCGAGGCGGAGCAATTTTTCCTCCTAGCCCGCGACCACTTCATTGAGGCAGGGCAACACCGGAAAATCGCTGGTGTTGAGAGCAACCTAGCAAATATCCTCGCCTCTCAATGTCGGCTCAAGGAGGCAGCAGATTTCTGCGAGCAGGCCCTCACTCGACTCGATAAAAATGAGGAGGGTGAAATCCATGCCTCTATTGAAGAAAACCTTGGCTGGCTAGCGCTCCTCCAAGGCCAGTACCATCGCGCGCTTGACTACCTCGGACGCTCGCGCAGGCTGTATGCTTCTTTTGGAACCCATGGTTCAGCAATCGCAGAACTCGGTATCGCCGATACCTATCTCAACCTAAACCTCACCTATGAGGCTGAATCTATCTATGTAAGGGCAGAGCAGATATTTACCGAGCGCGGAATGATCGGCGAGCTGGCAAATACCTGGGCCAACCATGCCCGTGCGTGCCTTGCCGTGAGTCGGCTTGCCGAGGCTCACACCCTTGCCCAAAAAGCTAGTAATGCGTACCTTGCCGAAGGGAATTCGGTGGGCAGCGCCGAAGTTGCGCTAGTGAGCGCACAGATCCTCTATGAACAGCACGAATATAGCCAAGCCTATGATGCGGCTGCGCAGGCAGAAGGGGCGCTGCTTGCGACCAATGTGATCGGAAAGATGCTGCTGGCCAGATGGGTGCGTGGCCAATGTGCAACCGCCCTCGGCCTGCCTACCGAAGCCGAAGAGATATTTACGACAACCCTAACCCAGGCAGAACAGCAACCGCTGCCGGAAATCGTGCGACTATGCATTACATCTCTCGGCATGCTTGCCATGAAAGTAGGAGAGATTGACCGTGCCCAAACCCTGTTCC
It contains:
- a CDS encoding SCP2 sterol-binding domain-containing protein, which produces MRVFPFCSRRKSHMSVVSQYYENEVQQVFERMLREAGPEIAAQPDFTTTYHVAGAEGGTYGLRVAQGALSVVPGGILDSDMQIFANVDEWRAGLDVGMAHPFYYYQKRKIDLLKGFRGKVTLELAQPDGEPMQGSLVFGGADDPEVTLRMAADDYLAMMSGRLNGQMAFLTGKLKFEGSLPLLMQLAALNS
- a CDS encoding MFS transporter encodes the protein MATLSPAARRRGLISVLIDTFFMWGGFFMVIPMISVHYVQGLGWNAALIGLVLAVRQLTQQGLTVFGGMLADRFGAKILICIGIAIRVVGFAMMAHATTFPLLMLSGVLAALGGALFDSPKSAAIAALTEPETRSRYYAIMGVVSGLGMTIGPAVGAWLLPYDFALVAYGATACFVVCLLISIFLLPPVRVAAQEGGMATQGLRMAVGDRPFVLFTAMLMGYWFMWVQMSISLPLVATTISGNESAVSWVYALNSGMSIVLQYPLVRLAERWLRHEQLLVVGVALMAVGLGLISLATTTAAVLGCVAIFSLGGLLVAPSQQTVMARLANPAALGSYFGFGSLALAFGGGLGNLAGGWLYTLGGQIALPALPWLTFFVVGALSAIGLALVGRAAPRPAAGQSGAA
- a CDS encoding sigma-70 family RNA polymerase sigma factor, producing the protein MEPSDEALLQSCRLGDADAWEQLVQRYQRLVYTIPRRAGLGEDLAAEVFQRVFALLVQKIGTIEQPERISAWLTTVAKRETWRVIQQEQRALTSHIALGDDEENGEIIIADTALPDDQVTQIEEQHQIRLAIQTLGERCTKLLTMLYYQDETPAYTEIAATLGISTGSIGPTRARCLEKLRRKLEEMGFE